The following are encoded together in the Asticcacaulis sp. genome:
- a CDS encoding PhzF family phenazine biosynthesis protein yields the protein MRAYKVVDAFSDRPFLGNPVAVVLDAEGLDTAAMQAIARWTNLSETTFLLPAEHSDADYALRIFTPQSELPFAGHPTLGSAHAIIEAGRHTPKNGVLVQECGVGLVRIEVTDRLITLALPSARIETLAVEDAAELEAILGVPVQKESAPALVNVGPTWIVAQMTDAAAVLALEPDFARSARFERRLKATGITVFGKYPDGAAIEVRSFAPSCGIDEDPVCGSGNGSVAAFRIARGLIPPVATAYTATQGQCIGRDGRIKISVDETGQVQVGGACVTCVDGWLAS from the coding sequence ATGCGAGCCTACAAAGTTGTCGATGCCTTCAGCGACCGGCCGTTTCTCGGCAATCCCGTCGCGGTCGTTCTGGACGCGGAGGGTCTCGACACCGCCGCCATGCAGGCCATCGCCCGCTGGACCAACCTGTCGGAAACCACCTTCCTGCTGCCGGCCGAACACTCCGACGCCGATTACGCCTTGCGCATTTTCACCCCTCAGAGCGAATTGCCCTTCGCCGGGCACCCAACACTCGGCAGCGCCCATGCCATCATCGAGGCGGGTCGCCATACGCCGAAAAATGGCGTGCTGGTGCAGGAATGCGGCGTCGGCCTGGTCCGCATCGAGGTGACGGATCGTCTCATCACCCTCGCCCTGCCATCGGCGCGAATAGAGACGCTTGCCGTTGAGGACGCTGCGGAACTTGAGGCCATCCTCGGCGTTCCGGTGCAGAAGGAAAGTGCCCCGGCGCTGGTCAATGTCGGCCCGACCTGGATCGTGGCCCAGATGACGGATGCGGCGGCCGTACTCGCTCTCGAACCTGATTTCGCCCGCTCCGCCCGGTTCGAGCGTCGTCTGAAAGCGACGGGTATAACCGTCTTCGGCAAATACCCCGATGGCGCGGCTATCGAAGTCCGCTCCTTCGCGCCCTCCTGCGGTATTGATGAAGACCCGGTGTGCGGCAGCGGCAATGGCAGCGTGGCCGCCTTCCGGATCGCCCGCGGCCTTATCCCGCCTGTGGCGACCGCCTATACGGCCACGCAGGGCCAATGCATCGGCCGCGACGGCCGGATAAAGATATCGGTCGACGAAACCGGACAGGTGCAGGTCGGCGGCGCGTGCGTGACCTGCGTGGATGGCTGGCTGGCGTCCTGA
- a CDS encoding HAMP domain-containing histidine kinase yields the protein MTDSSSSETRKQMIDAVWRRVDALAILRPNFFRQTPFRLTLVFLCVYVFVAALVFGYIYLATSTESRAWGNVSIDARIKSLKETDARDGHAAVVAKILGDDAVEWVFAKGAFDNSGQVLAQNGRARMEGKSLPDTVIREGLKQVSADNPVASINFTSPSPNDPNCCRFQGRVVRLDDNFYIYVAMDMSWADHGFQQEIKAVAGGGLLVVILGLFAGTLINQEVTRSVARVTTVLERVQEGDLKARISVRDSGDEFDALSLRINQTLDRMEKTMGNLKYAGDAIAHDLRSPLSRLRTKLEVSLLEVDKDPSQAHDALAGALEETGQLLRTFQTVFSMSRLQAQGQAPDQVLFSASELAEDMAELFEAVAADKGLEFEAEIEKGVRAYGNRDFLAQALSNLLDNAIKYTPVPGGVTFRMRHTSQREIEFSITDTGPGVPEKDRKRIAERFVRLENSRTLPGVGLGLSMVEAVAVAHKGRLEVAEGPGVFDGQGPGLRTALVLPPVQG from the coding sequence ATGACTGACAGTTCTTCCTCCGAAACCCGCAAGCAAATGATCGACGCCGTCTGGCGGCGGGTGGATGCGCTCGCCATCCTGCGGCCGAACTTCTTCCGTCAGACGCCCTTCCGGCTGACGCTCGTCTTCCTGTGCGTCTATGTCTTCGTGGCGGCGCTGGTTTTCGGCTATATCTACCTCGCCACCTCGACGGAATCGCGCGCCTGGGGCAATGTATCGATCGACGCGCGAATCAAGAGCCTTAAGGAAACCGACGCGCGTGACGGCCATGCGGCGGTGGTGGCGAAGATTCTGGGGGACGATGCCGTCGAATGGGTCTTCGCCAAGGGCGCCTTCGATAATTCGGGCCAGGTGCTGGCGCAGAACGGCCGCGCCCGCATGGAAGGTAAAAGCCTGCCCGACACGGTGATCCGCGAGGGGCTGAAACAGGTCAGTGCCGATAATCCGGTGGCCTCGATCAACTTCACCTCACCATCGCCCAATGATCCGAACTGCTGCCGGTTCCAGGGGCGCGTGGTGCGGCTGGATGATAATTTCTACATCTATGTCGCCATGGATATGTCATGGGCCGATCACGGCTTCCAACAGGAAATCAAGGCGGTAGCCGGCGGCGGCCTGCTGGTGGTGATACTCGGTCTGTTCGCTGGCACCCTGATCAATCAGGAGGTCACGCGCTCGGTGGCGCGGGTGACCACGGTGCTGGAGCGCGTGCAGGAAGGCGACCTCAAGGCGCGGATTTCGGTGCGCGATTCAGGGGATGAGTTCGACGCGCTTTCCTTGCGCATCAACCAGACACTCGACCGCATGGAAAAAACCATGGGCAATCTGAAATATGCCGGCGACGCTATCGCGCACGATTTGCGCTCGCCCTTGTCGCGCCTGCGCACCAAGCTGGAGGTGTCGCTGCTGGAGGTCGATAAAGACCCGTCCCAGGCCCATGACGCCCTGGCGGGGGCGCTGGAGGAAACCGGGCAATTGCTGCGCACCTTCCAGACGGTGTTTTCGATGTCGCGTTTGCAGGCGCAGGGACAGGCGCCGGACCAGGTGCTGTTTTCCGCCAGCGAACTGGCCGAGGATATGGCCGAACTGTTCGAGGCGGTGGCCGCCGACAAGGGGCTGGAATTCGAGGCCGAGATCGAAAAGGGCGTCAGGGCCTATGGCAACCGTGATTTCCTGGCGCAGGCGCTGTCCAACCTGCTCGACAACGCCATCAAATATACGCCGGTGCCGGGCGGCGTGACCTTCCGGATGCGGCATACCTCGCAGCGCGAGATTGAGTTTTCGATCACCGATACCGGGCCAGGCGTACCGGAAAAGGACCGCAAGCGCATTGCCGAACGCTTCGTGCGGCTGGAAAATTCGCGCACACTTCCGGGCGTGGGGCTGGGGCTTTCGATGGTCGAGGCCGTGGCGGTGGCGCACAAGGGCCGGCTGGAAGTGGCGGAGGGGCCGGGCGTTTTCGACGGTCAGGGACCGGGGTTGCGCACTGCCTTGGTTTTGCCACCGGTACAGGGCTAG
- a CDS encoding response regulator transcription factor, with product MNVLIVEDDVEAAQNMQKGLKEAGIEARLAGDGAQGLDAIKAEVPDVIILDRMMPVMDGVTMLQTLRADGVDVPVLFLSALGELEDRVSGLRAGADDYLVKPYALTELVARVEALGRRKDKDTVETILRVGDLEMNLISRVVKRQTKIIDLQPREFQLLEFLMRHVGQSVTRTMLLEKVWAYHFDPQTNVIDVHISRLRSKLDKDFDRPMLHTVRGEGYQLKA from the coding sequence ATGAACGTCCTGATTGTCGAAGATGATGTTGAAGCCGCGCAAAACATGCAGAAGGGCCTGAAAGAGGCCGGTATCGAGGCGCGGCTGGCCGGTGACGGCGCGCAAGGTCTGGACGCCATCAAGGCGGAAGTGCCCGATGTCATTATCCTCGACCGCATGATGCCGGTGATGGATGGGGTGACCATGCTGCAAACCCTGCGTGCCGATGGCGTCGATGTGCCGGTGCTGTTCCTCTCGGCGCTCGGCGAACTGGAAGACCGCGTGTCGGGCCTGCGCGCCGGCGCGGATGATTACCTGGTCAAGCCCTATGCCCTGACCGAACTTGTGGCGCGCGTCGAAGCGCTCGGTCGCCGCAAGGACAAGGACACGGTCGAGACCATCCTGCGTGTCGGCGATCTGGAGATGAACCTGATTTCACGCGTGGTGAAGCGCCAGACCAAGATTATCGACCTGCAGCCGCGCGAGTTCCAGTTGCTGGAGTTCCTGATGCGCCATGTCGGCCAGAGCGTGACCCGCACCATGCTGCTGGAAAAGGTCTGGGCTTATCATTTCGACCCGCAGACCAATGTCATCGACGTGCATATCTCGCGCCTGCGCTCCAAGCTGGACAAGGATTTCGACCGCCCGATGCTGCATACGGTGCGCGGCGAAGGATATCAGTTGAAGGCGTAG